Proteins from one Deinococcus sedimenti genomic window:
- the kdpF gene encoding K(+)-transporting ATPase subunit F, giving the protein MDALLLILVLALGAYLLYALVKAERF; this is encoded by the coding sequence ATGGACGCACTGCTTCTCATTCTGGTGCTGGCGCTGGGCGCGTATCTGCTGTACGCCCTGGTGAAGGCGGAACGGTTCTGA